The Terriglobales bacterium sequence TCCACGCCTTTGTCGTCAGTACGCAAGCCGGTGACGCGATTGCCGTTAAAAAGCAACTCGGAGCCGGCGAACCCGGTGAAGATGGTGATGCCTGCCTGCTCGACTTTTTCTCCCAGCCACTTCACGAACTTGTTGATGGAAATGACATAGTTGCCGTGGTCCTGCAGCGGCGGAGGCGTGAGCGGGAGGTGCATAGCCTGCTTTTGCGTCAGGAAATACATTCCCTCTTTGTTGACTGTGGCATCAATCGGGGCTTCGTTCTCAAAACCGGGCAAAAGCTCCTGCATGGAGCGCGGATCAAGCAGCGCTCCCGAGAGACAGTGCTGGCCCACTTCGCGCGCCTTTTCCAGCACATAAATGTTTTCCTTGGATATAGCCGCCTGGGGAAAGCGCGCGTTATGGGCATCAATCAGTTGCGAGAGACGCAGCGCGCAGGCCATGCCGGCGGGCCCTCCACCGACGATAACCACGTCAGCTTCCATCTTCGGACGTTCAATACCTTCCAAGGGTTTGCGGAAAACGATCATGAGTTCGGCTCCCTTCGCTGCGTATCAACCAGGAGGAAACTGTAAAGGATAAACGATTGACAGGAGATTTGCCTGCTATTTGGTAACTGAGCTGTTTTGATCCAGGATAGAACCGGGAGGTTCTTTTCGGAAGAACTGAATCAGCAGCGAGGCAACGCCGCCTATCAACAGAAAAATTGCAGGAAGCCCTAAAAAAGTCGCTGTAACTATGCCCCAAGCTAACCCAGCGCCTGCAGCTTCATCTGTTTTTTGTGGTGCGAAGACACGGTAGAGAAAATCAATTACAAACACGCCTCCTATGACAATTCCAATTAGTCCGAAGGCTAGAGCAAACGGTTTCCACCATGTTTCGCGGTCTATCATGCTGTATCTGCTGCTTTCAGCTCCGATTATCTCACCAATCCAAACTCCCAAACCACAGCCTAACTAATCGCGATTTGATCTTGAATAGGCAACCGGGGTGCCCCACACACGCTCTTTTGCGTGTGTGGGATATGTTTCTCTGTGCCTCTGTGTCTCTGTGGTGAACTATCTTAACGTGCTGAGTTATCTTAACCGCGCCGCCGGATGGCCAGCAAAGTCAGATCGTCCCCGCGTGGGTCAGTGGCGGCGAAGGCGCGCAGGTCGTCAAGGCAAGCAGCGATCAGCTCGGCGGGAGGCCGCGCAGCTTGCTGGCGTACCAGGCGCGTGACTCGGTCAACGCCGTATTCGTTGTCTGCGCTGCCGGCTTCCGAAAGGCCGTCGGTGTAGAGAAAGAGGGTGTCGCCGGCTTCCAGTTGCAGGCGCGTGGCCGAGAACTCGCCTTCGTGGAACATCCCCAGCGGCAAACCGGTGGATTCAATGCGCAGCACGCCGCCGCGCCCGACGACGATTACCGGCCAGTGGCCGGCGTTATGGATTTCCACCTCCCCGTTGGGTTTAGCTTGCCCACACACTAGCGTGGCGTACTGCCCGGCCAGCACGCTTTCACAGAAGACGCGGTTGGCCTGGGTGACGATCTGGCCGAGCGGCAGGTTCATAGAGGTCAAGCTGCGGAACAAGGCGTGGAGCTGCGTCATCAGCATGCAGGCGGCCACGCCTTTGCCCGAGACGTCGCCCAGCGCGAAAAAAAGCTGCCCATCGGAGGGGATCAAGTCGCAGTAGTCGCCGCTGACGGGACCGACAGGCGCGTAATGATAGCTGGTCTCCCAGCCACCGGCGCACAGGCCTGCTTGCGGTAACAGATTGCGCTGCACCTCGGTGGCCAGGTCGAGATCGCGCTGCAACGCGGCCAGTTGCGGTTCGG is a genomic window containing:
- a CDS encoding SpoIIE family protein phosphatase codes for the protein MVTLEITFLHNQLEERKRRLEAAIALAPPNGSLSGLLREVDSALERMAEGSYGVCEECHETIEQDRLLADPLVRYCLDHLTEPQLAALQRDLDLATEVQRNLLPQAGLCAGGWETSYHYAPVGPVSGDYCDLIPSDGQLFFALGDVSGKGVAACMLMTQLHALFRSLTSMNLPLGQIVTQANRVFCESVLAGQYATLVCGQAKPNGEVEIHNAGHWPVIVVGRGGVLRIESTGLPLGMFHEGEFSATRLQLEAGDTLFLYTDGLSEAGSADNEYGVDRVTRLVRQQAARPPAELIAACLDDLRAFAATDPRGDDLTLLAIRRRG